A single region of the Prochlorococcus marinus str. MIT 0917 genome encodes:
- the guaA gene encoding glutamine-hydrolyzing GMP synthase: MASMISEEKRNPAIVILDFGSQYSELIARRIRETEVYSLVMSYTTSADQLRSLMPKGIILSGGPGSVYEAGAPYCDPEIFQLGVPVLGVCYGMQLMVHQLGGSVKPATGKAEYGKAPLEIDDSTALLTNVLSGSTMWMSHGDSVQELPEGFVRLAHTSNTPKAAIALHEKSFYGVQFHPEVVHSTQGMLLIRNFVHNICACEPDWTTNLFIDEAVSQVQQQVGDKKVLLALSGGVDSSTLAFLLNKAIGPQLTCMFIDQGFMRKGEPEFLMSFFDEKFKIKVEYINARERFISKLKGVTDPEQKRKIIGKEFIRVFEEESLRLGPFDYLAQGTLYPDVIESSGTNIDPKTGERIAVKIKSHHNVGGLPKDLQFKLVEPLRRLFKDEVRKVGKSLGLPDEIVRRHPFPGPGLAIRILGEVTHEKLNCLRDADLIVREEVNNAGLYNEIWQAFAVLLPVYSVGVMGDQRTYAWPIVVRCVSSEDGMTADWSRLPYEVLEKISNRIVNEVKGVNRVVVDITSKPPGTIEWE, from the coding sequence ATGGCTTCAATGATTTCAGAGGAAAAACGTAATCCAGCAATCGTAATTCTCGATTTTGGTTCTCAATACTCAGAACTAATTGCTCGAAGAATTAGAGAGACAGAGGTTTACTCATTAGTTATGAGTTACACAACATCTGCAGATCAATTGCGTTCTCTTATGCCTAAAGGGATCATTTTAAGTGGCGGCCCTGGATCTGTTTATGAAGCAGGTGCACCTTATTGTGATCCAGAGATCTTTCAATTAGGTGTTCCTGTACTTGGTGTTTGTTATGGAATGCAATTAATGGTTCATCAGCTAGGAGGATCAGTAAAACCTGCTACTGGGAAAGCAGAATATGGAAAGGCTCCTTTAGAAATTGATGATTCAACAGCTTTATTAACTAATGTCTTGAGTGGATCAACAATGTGGATGAGCCACGGGGATTCAGTTCAGGAATTGCCTGAGGGATTTGTCAGATTAGCTCATACTTCCAATACTCCAAAAGCAGCTATTGCTTTGCACGAAAAGAGCTTTTATGGAGTGCAGTTTCATCCTGAAGTGGTTCATTCTACTCAGGGAATGCTTTTAATAAGGAATTTCGTACATAATATATGTGCATGTGAGCCAGATTGGACAACAAATTTATTCATAGATGAAGCTGTTTCTCAAGTACAACAACAGGTAGGCGATAAAAAAGTTTTATTAGCTCTTTCGGGTGGTGTTGATTCATCAACTCTTGCATTTTTATTAAACAAAGCAATAGGACCTCAGTTGACGTGTATGTTTATTGATCAAGGTTTTATGAGAAAAGGGGAGCCAGAATTCTTAATGTCTTTTTTCGATGAAAAGTTCAAAATTAAGGTTGAATATATTAATGCTAGAGAAAGATTCATTTCAAAATTAAAAGGAGTAACTGATCCTGAGCAAAAGCGTAAAATTATAGGTAAAGAATTTATTAGAGTTTTTGAAGAGGAGAGTCTTAGATTGGGCCCCTTTGATTATTTGGCTCAAGGTACGCTTTATCCAGATGTAATAGAAAGCTCTGGAACAAATATTGATCCAAAAACTGGTGAACGAATAGCGGTTAAAATAAAAAGTCATCATAATGTCGGAGGCTTACCAAAAGATTTACAATTTAAATTAGTAGAGCCCTTGAGACGTTTATTTAAAGATGAAGTTAGAAAAGTTGGTAAATCATTGGGATTACCTGATGAGATTGTTAGAAGACACCCATTTCCAGGTCCAGGATTGGCTATAAGAATTTTAGGAGAGGTTACTCATGAAAAATTAAATTGTTTAAGGGATGCAGATTTAATTGTGCGAGAGGAGGTGAATAATGCTGGTTTGTATAACGAGATTTGGCAGGCTTTTGCAGTTTTGTTGCCTGTTTATTCAGTTGGAGTAATGGGAGATCAAAGAACCTATGCATGGCCAATAGTTGTTCGTTGTGTTTCAAGTGAAGATGGAATGACCGCAGATTGGTCTCGTTTACCGTATGAAGTTCTTGAAAAAATTTCTAATCGGATAGTTAACGAAGTTAAGGGAGTTAATAGAGTTGTTGTAGATATAACAAGTAAACCCCCAGGAACTATTGAGTGGGAATAA